A single genomic interval of Armigeres subalbatus isolate Guangzhou_Male chromosome 1, GZ_Asu_2, whole genome shotgun sequence harbors:
- the LOC134207234 gene encoding uncharacterized protein LOC134207234, translated as MSATGSAKSSKYPKHTNRGGSLESKLLPMMPPSGVVFQNCHLKRGGSKVPTFFGALNIFWPEPHNHKDSTDNELRTSLLVHHTLPESVLCVNNFSTWERLRKVVAYVHRFIDNCLNKSRGTPTATGSFEAKHLLKAERTIIRLCQQESYPDEMTTLQNPTKRPEATMTVPKSSPLYQLTPWLDDNEIMRMRTRIAACHYATDDAKNPVILPQKHHITRLIVAHYHRKYHHHNHETVINEIRQKYRIPHLRVCYKQVRKDCQQCKNQHAVPNPPFMADLPPARLAAFSRAFTHVGIDYFGPIEVTVGRRVEKRWVMLATCLTIRAIHLEVAHSLSTSSCIMAFRNLMARRGIPQKVYSDRGTNFVGANRELMQINEVMNEREFMKEFGSSGIEWVFNPPLTPHMGGSWERLIRTVKTNLAVVCSSVRPSDEVLRNLLTEVENTVNSRPLSHVPLDDDSAPALTPNHFLLGSSNGSKPLSDLDDSGAALRQNWLKSQILANQFWRRWVTSYLPEITRRSKWFEHVQPIAVGDVVIIADPKLPRNCWPKGKVIATKVSRDGQVRSATVRTSNGVYDRPATKIAILDIRCDKE; from the coding sequence ATGTCGGCCACAGGATCAGCGAAATCCTCGAAATATCCGAAGCACACGAATAGAGGTGGATCCCTGGAAAGCAAACTCCTGCCGATGATGCCACCAAGTGGAGTAGTCTTCCAGAATTGTCATCTGAAGAGAGGTGGTTCAAAGGTCCCAACTTTCTTCGGTGCGCTGAACATCTTCTGGCCGGAACCGCACAATCACAAAGATTCGACCGACAATGAATTACGTACATCGCTTCTGGTACACCACACTCTTCCGGAGTCAGTGCTCTGCGTCAACAACTTCTCGACATGGGAGAGACTACGCAAGGTTGTCGCATACGTCCACAGATTCATCGATAATTGCCTCAACAAAAGCCGAGGAACACCTACAGCAACCGGTTCATTTGAGGCGAAGCATCTCCTCAAAGCCGAACGTACCATTATTCGACTCTGCCAACAAGAATCCTATCCCGATGAGATGACGACGCTGCAAAATCCAACTAAACGACCCGAAGCCACGATGACCGTTCCGAAATCTAGCCCATTGTATCAGCTGACACCCTGGCTAGACGATAACGAAATCATGCGCATGCGAACCCGCATTGCTGCATGTCACTACGCCACTGATGATGCCAAGAACCCAGTCATTCTTCCGCAAAAACACCACATCACCCGCCTGATAGTGGCACACTACCACCGCAAATACCATCACCACAACCACGAAACGGTAATAAATGAAATCCGCCAGAAGTATCGCATCCCTCACTTGCGTGTTTGCTATAAGCAGGTGCGTAAAGATTGCCAGCAGTGCAAAAACCAGCACGCAGTTCCAAACCCACCATTCATGGCGGATCTTCCGCCCGCCCGCCTCGCAGCATTCTCACGAGCATTTACGCACGTCGGAATTGACTATTTCGGCCCAATCGAAGTCACAGTCGGCAGAAGAGTGGAAAAGCGGTGGGTAATGCTTGCAACGTGCCTGACTATCCGAGCGATCCACCTGGAAGTCGCTCACTCCCTTAGCACAAGCTCCTGCATTATGGCCTTTCGAAACCTTATGGCCCGCCGTGGCATACCACAGAAGGTCTACAGCGACCGCGGCACAAACTTTGTTGGTGCAAATAGAGAATTGATGCAGATCAACGAAGTCATGAACGAACgcgaattcatgaaggaatttggGAGTTCCGGAATCGAGTGGGTCTTCAATCCACCTCTCACACCACATATGGGTGGCAGCTGGGAGCGGTTGATCCGCACTGTCAAAACCAACCTAGCTGTAGTGTGTTCGTCAGTAAGGCCTTCTGACGAAGTACTTCGGAATTTGCTGACCGAAGTTGAGAACACCGTGAACTCGCGGCCCCTATCTCACGTGCCGCTTGACGACGACTCGGCACCAGCGCTGACACCGAACCACTTTTTACTTGGTTCATCTAATGGATCGAAACCGCTATCCGATCTCGACGACAGCGGTGCAGCTCTCAGACAGAACTGGCTAAAATCCCAAATCCTGGCAAACCAATTCTGGAGGCGCTGGGTAACGAGCTACCTGCCAGAAATTACCCGCAGGAGCAAATGGTTTGAACACGTGCAGCCGATCGCCGTAGGAGATGTCGTCATTATTGCCGATCCTAAACTACCCCGCAACTGTTGGCCGAAGGGGAAAGTTATCGCCACCAAAGTAAGTAGAGATGGACAAGTTCGGTCCGCAACGGTGAGGACATCGAATGGGGTATATGATCGCCCAGCGACAAAAATAGCGATTCTAGACATTAGGTGCGACAAAGAGTAA